The proteins below come from a single Crossiella sp. CA-258035 genomic window:
- the crtI gene encoding phytoene desaturase family protein gives MRRVTGRSDHVLVVGGGLAGLSAALHLRGSGREVTVVEREPHPGGRAGRLDVDGFRLDTGPTVLTMPELVEEALHAVGDSLERRLELLPLHPAYRARFADGSSVDVHTGAEAMAEEVRRFAGPAEAQGYLRLREWLGRMYAVERDRFIGANFDSPLDLVGSSLAKLVALGGFGRLGPAVGKFIRDPRLQRVFSFQSLYAGVPPQRALAAYAVIAYMDTVAGVWFPRGGMRALPQAMAEAAEAAGVRFRYGETVESLEGRAGRVLAAHTATDRITCDAVVLTTDLAETYELLGHRPRRPVPLRWSPSAMVVHLSAEKTSPDLAHHTISFGEAWEQTFAEITDRGQLMSDPSLLLTTPSLTDPTLAPPGRTGHYLLAPCPNLAAAPLDWDRLGPRYAEEIVTVLAKRGLLPDQAAVTRLSLVTPADWARQGLSAGTPFALAHTFAQTGPFRPGNLPRAFANVVLAGAGTTPGVGIPPVLISGRLAAQRITG, from the coding sequence ATGCGGCGGGTGACCGGACGGAGCGACCACGTCCTGGTCGTCGGCGGTGGGTTGGCCGGGTTGTCGGCGGCGTTGCACCTGCGGGGCAGCGGCCGCGAGGTGACCGTGGTGGAGCGCGAGCCGCACCCGGGCGGCCGGGCCGGACGGCTGGACGTGGACGGGTTCCGGCTGGACACCGGGCCGACCGTGCTGACCATGCCGGAACTGGTCGAGGAGGCGTTGCACGCGGTCGGGGACTCGCTGGAGCGACGGCTGGAGCTGTTGCCGCTGCATCCGGCCTACCGGGCGCGGTTCGCCGACGGCAGCAGCGTGGACGTGCACACCGGGGCCGAGGCGATGGCCGAGGAGGTGCGGCGGTTCGCCGGTCCTGCGGAGGCGCAGGGGTACCTGCGGCTGCGGGAGTGGCTGGGCCGGATGTACGCGGTGGAGCGGGACCGGTTCATCGGCGCGAACTTCGACTCGCCGCTGGACCTGGTCGGCTCCTCGCTGGCGAAGCTGGTGGCACTGGGCGGGTTCGGCAGGCTGGGCCCGGCGGTGGGCAAGTTCATCCGGGATCCGCGACTGCAACGGGTGTTCTCCTTCCAGTCGCTCTACGCCGGGGTGCCGCCGCAGCGGGCGCTGGCCGCCTACGCGGTGATCGCCTACATGGACACCGTGGCCGGGGTGTGGTTCCCGCGCGGCGGTATGCGGGCCCTGCCCCAGGCGATGGCCGAGGCCGCCGAGGCCGCCGGGGTGCGGTTCCGCTACGGCGAGACCGTGGAGTCCCTGGAAGGCAGGGCGGGCCGGGTGCTGGCCGCGCACACCGCCACCGACCGGATCACCTGTGACGCGGTGGTGCTGACCACCGACCTCGCCGAGACCTACGAACTGCTCGGCCACCGCCCCCGGCGACCGGTCCCGCTGCGATGGTCCCCCTCGGCGATGGTGGTGCACCTGTCCGCCGAGAAGACCTCCCCGGACCTCGCGCACCACACGATCAGCTTCGGCGAGGCGTGGGAGCAGACCTTCGCCGAGATCACCGACCGCGGGCAGTTGATGTCCGACCCGTCCCTGCTGCTGACCACCCCCTCGCTCACCGACCCCACCCTCGCGCCACCCGGCCGGACCGGCCACTACCTGCTCGCCCCGTGCCCGAACCTGGCCGCCGCACCACTGGACTGGGACCGGCTGGGCCCGCGCTACGCCGAGGAGATCGTGACCGTGCTGGCCAAACGCGGCCTGCTGCCCGACCAGGCCGCGGTGACCCGGCTGTCTCTGGTGACCCCGGCGGACTGGGCGCGGCAGGGCCTGTCCGCGGGCACCCCGTTCGCGCTGGCGCACACCTTCGCGCAGACCGGCCCGTTCCGGCCGGGAAACCTGCCCCGGGCGTTCGCGAACGTGGTGCTGGCTGGGGCGGGCACCACACCGGGGGTGGGGATTCCGCCGGTGCTGATCTCCGGGCGGCTGGCGGCCCAGCGAATCACAGGCTGA
- a CDS encoding GNAT family N-acetyltransferase yields MSAPDIHPADPSQADELTALMHNSSAYQGEYASILHGYRLTPADLTTAPTFVARRGTEPLGFYRLIPDPPELDLLFVADHAQGLGLGRHLIRHMLAVAGERGLAAVRIVSHPPAADFYRRQGAQQVQLLPPSPPRVTWTRPEFRLPVPAPGNSAAPPGSAPHR; encoded by the coding sequence GTGAGCGCCCCGGACATCCACCCCGCCGACCCCAGCCAGGCCGACGAGTTGACCGCCCTGATGCACAACTCCTCGGCCTACCAAGGCGAGTACGCCTCAATCCTGCACGGCTACCGGCTCACCCCAGCAGACCTGACCACCGCACCCACCTTCGTCGCCCGCCGCGGCACCGAACCCCTGGGCTTCTACCGCCTGATCCCAGACCCACCGGAGCTCGACCTGCTCTTCGTCGCCGACCACGCGCAAGGCCTCGGCCTGGGCAGACACCTGATCCGGCACATGCTGGCGGTGGCGGGGGAGCGGGGCCTGGCCGCGGTGCGCATCGTCTCCCACCCGCCGGCCGCCGACTTCTACCGTCGCCAAGGCGCACAACAGGTCCAGCTGCTGCCACCAAGCCCGCCCCGGGTCACCTGGACCCGCCCGGAGTTCCGGCTGCCGGTCCCCGCGCCAGGAAACTCAGCAGCCCCACCAGGATCAGCACCCCACCGCTGA
- a CDS encoding bifunctional helix-turn-helix transcriptional regulator/GNAT family N-acetyltransferase, whose protein sequence is MTTTQRIAAIRAFTRCYTAQLGVLDEGLLRTPYTLTEARVLFELGQQEATDVADLRRDLGLDAGYLSRIVARFAADGLLVKEKSPADARRQVLRLTERGRAVHTDLDTRSADQVRDLLATLAEPDQRRLTEAMNTIRAVLEPTRSRPPTVVLRPPNPGDYGWVINRNAVRYAEQFGWDHTYETLVARIVADYAGNHDPARESAWIAEVDGEAVGCVFCVAENAETARLRLLLVEPSARGLGIGSRLVEECLRFAERAGYSSITLWTNDILTAARKIYQAAGFELVAEEPHYSFGKDLIGQTWSRPLPVRAPTLPR, encoded by the coding sequence ATGACCACGACGCAGCGGATCGCCGCCATCCGGGCCTTCACCCGGTGCTACACGGCTCAGCTGGGCGTGCTGGACGAGGGCCTGCTGCGCACCCCGTACACCCTCACCGAGGCCAGGGTGCTCTTCGAGCTGGGTCAGCAGGAGGCCACCGACGTCGCCGACCTGCGCCGCGACCTGGGCCTGGACGCCGGCTACCTGAGCCGGATCGTGGCCCGCTTCGCCGCCGACGGGCTGCTGGTCAAGGAGAAGTCCCCGGCCGACGCCCGCCGCCAGGTGCTCCGCCTGACCGAACGCGGCCGCGCCGTGCACACCGACCTGGACACCCGCTCCGCCGACCAGGTCCGCGACCTGCTCGCCACCCTCGCCGAACCCGACCAGCGCCGCCTGACTGAAGCGATGAACACCATCCGCGCGGTCCTCGAACCCACCCGCTCCCGCCCGCCCACAGTGGTCCTGCGCCCCCCGAACCCCGGCGACTACGGCTGGGTCATCAACCGCAACGCGGTCCGCTACGCCGAACAGTTCGGCTGGGACCACACCTACGAGACCCTGGTCGCCAGGATCGTCGCCGACTACGCCGGAAACCACGACCCGGCAAGGGAATCCGCCTGGATCGCCGAGGTCGACGGTGAAGCGGTCGGCTGCGTCTTCTGCGTCGCCGAGAACGCCGAAACGGCCCGCCTGCGCCTCCTGCTGGTCGAACCCTCCGCCCGCGGCCTGGGCATCGGCTCCCGCCTGGTCGAGGAATGCCTGCGCTTCGCCGAACGAGCGGGCTACTCGTCAATCACCTTGTGGACCAACGACATCCTCACCGCCGCCCGCAAGATCTACCAGGCCGCGGGCTTCGAACTGGTCGCCGAAGAACCCCACTACAGCTTCGGCAAGGACCTCATCGGCCAAACCTGGAGCCGCCCCCTGCCGGTCCGCGCGCCTACCCTGCCAAGGTGA
- a CDS encoding aldo/keto reductase, whose translation MRYRTLGGTGIEVSVHCLGAMMFGMVGNTDHEDSARIIHTALDAGINFVDTADMYSRGESEEIVGKALEGRRDEVVLATKVHFPMGEGPNRGGNSRRWITRAVEDSLRRLRTDWIDLYQVHRPDHTTDIEETLAALTDLVRQGKVRAIGCSSFPAQDIAEAHHVAERRGLYRFRTEQPPYNLLARGVETHQLPTAQRYGMGTLTYSPLANGFLSGKVRKDQPVDLTTGRPALTPFRFDASLPENAAKFDALEKLTELAADLGVPLAQLAVAFPAAHPAVTSVIIGPRTMEQLTSLLAGVELELDDATLDRIDEIVPPGTDLYRADGAWQPPSLDASRRRRPAGERAAA comes from the coding sequence ATGCGTTACCGCACGCTTGGCGGCACCGGGATCGAGGTCAGCGTCCACTGCCTGGGCGCGATGATGTTCGGCATGGTCGGCAACACCGACCACGAGGACAGCGCCCGGATCATCCACACCGCGCTGGACGCGGGCATCAACTTCGTCGACACCGCCGACATGTACTCCAGGGGCGAGTCCGAGGAGATCGTCGGCAAGGCCCTCGAAGGCCGTCGCGATGAGGTGGTGCTGGCGACCAAGGTGCACTTCCCGATGGGCGAGGGGCCCAACCGGGGCGGCAACTCCCGGCGCTGGATCACCCGCGCGGTGGAGGACAGCCTGCGGCGGCTGCGCACCGACTGGATCGACCTCTACCAGGTGCACCGGCCCGACCACACCACCGACATCGAGGAGACCCTGGCCGCGCTGACCGACCTGGTCCGCCAGGGCAAGGTGCGCGCCATCGGCTGCTCCTCCTTCCCCGCCCAGGACATCGCCGAGGCCCACCACGTGGCCGAGCGCCGGGGCCTGTACCGCTTCCGCACCGAGCAGCCGCCCTACAACCTGCTCGCCCGCGGCGTGGAGACCCACCAGCTGCCCACCGCGCAGCGCTACGGCATGGGCACGCTGACCTACAGCCCGCTGGCCAACGGCTTCCTCTCCGGCAAGGTCCGCAAGGACCAGCCGGTGGACCTGACCACCGGGCGGCCCGCGCTGACCCCGTTCCGCTTCGACGCCTCGCTGCCGGAGAACGCGGCCAAGTTCGACGCGCTGGAGAAGCTGACCGAGCTGGCCGCGGACCTCGGGGTGCCGCTGGCGCAGCTGGCGGTAGCCTTCCCGGCCGCGCACCCCGCGGTGACCTCGGTGATCATCGGGCCGCGCACCATGGAGCAGCTGACCTCGCTGCTGGCCGGGGTCGAGCTGGAGCTGGACGACGCGACGCTGGACCGGATCGACGAGATCGTGCCGCCGGGCACCGACCTGTACCGGGCGGACGGGGCCTGGCAGCCGCCGTCGCTGGACGCCTCGCGCCGTCGCCGCCCGGCAGGTGAGCGCGCGGCCGCCTGA
- a CDS encoding serine hydrolase: MRVRLWLPLGLVAVVATTVVLTTSFGRDPWRTDCAGPLVAPKAASGSAAAVQAAVAASAKGATVGYEVLDLSACRVVAGVNSQQRFAAASVVKLLIALDALDRQGEQAEDRVQRMLSVSDDATASALWTAHGGPEIVKRVAGKLKLGGVRPPERAGQWGDTQVTAHDVALVYRHISAAETKDRRRLLTSAMAEAPRAAADGFDQHFGIPDGLPGSRWAIKQGWGSSGERTVLHSTGLVGGDRQYAVVLLSSWPLGMDRMAAGRALTAGAGRVSEPAAAH; this comes from the coding sequence ATGCGAGTACGACTATGGCTGCCGTTGGGGCTGGTCGCCGTCGTGGCGACGACGGTGGTGCTGACCACCTCCTTCGGCCGGGACCCGTGGCGCACCGACTGCGCCGGGCCGCTGGTCGCGCCCAAGGCGGCCAGCGGTTCGGCCGCGGCGGTGCAGGCGGCGGTGGCGGCCTCGGCCAAGGGCGCCACGGTCGGCTACGAGGTGCTCGACCTGTCCGCCTGCCGGGTGGTGGCCGGGGTGAACTCCCAGCAGCGGTTCGCCGCGGCCTCGGTGGTCAAGCTGCTGATCGCGCTCGACGCGCTGGACCGGCAGGGCGAACAGGCCGAGGACCGGGTGCAGCGGATGCTCTCGGTCAGCGACGACGCCACGGCCAGCGCGCTGTGGACGGCCCACGGCGGGCCGGAGATCGTCAAGCGGGTCGCGGGCAAGCTCAAGCTGGGCGGGGTGCGGCCGCCGGAGCGGGCCGGGCAGTGGGGCGACACCCAGGTCACCGCGCACGACGTGGCGCTGGTCTACCGGCACATCTCGGCCGCGGAGACCAAGGACCGCCGCCGGTTGCTGACCTCGGCGATGGCCGAGGCGCCGCGGGCCGCCGCGGACGGGTTCGACCAGCACTTCGGCATCCCGGACGGGCTGCCGGGCAGCCGGTGGGCGATCAAGCAGGGCTGGGGCAGCAGCGGCGAGCGCACCGTGCTGCACAGCACCGGCCTGGTCGGCGGCGACCGGCAGTACGCGGTGGTGCTGCTGTCCAGCTGGCCGCTGGGCATGGACCGGATGGCCGCGGGCCGGGCGTTGACCGCGGGCGCCGGACGGGTGAGCGAACCCGCCGCGGCGCACTGA
- a CDS encoding FAD-dependent oxidoreductase has product MANVSYWISSTPAAVADRPELPEQTDVVVLGAGIAGTTTAYLLKQLGLRVALIEAGDLAAGVTGHTTAKVTVQHGPIHQRLRRSFNAGTATAHARAQTAALEWLAATSARLGIDCELTRCANVLYTEQPGSVATLRAEAEAAAAAGLPAAFAEDTDLPFPVAGAVRLADQAKFHPRRWLLGLAALLPGDGCSVHTGVRALALTEGDPCVVTTTEGRIRAEHVVVATHYPIFDRGAFFPRLQPRRDLVVAGPGEGPPGMYLDVDSGHSVRTAPLPGGGELLIVGGEGHLVDEGDNTAERFERLAGWARERLGLTEIRYRWMAHDLSTPDGLPYIGRFHPFTKKVWVATGFGHWGMTNGTLAGLILRDLISGVANPHASLFDPLRTTLAQSAPKFVKTNAHVAARMVGDRFAAATAGGVDQLAEGQAVVTTVGTKAVAAYRKPGGELCALGARCTHLGCLVAFNDGEQTWDCPCHGSRFALDGSVIQGPAVRPLPKVDLGDG; this is encoded by the coding sequence ATGGCCAACGTCTCCTACTGGATCTCCAGCACCCCGGCGGCCGTCGCCGACCGCCCTGAGCTGCCCGAGCAGACCGACGTGGTGGTGCTCGGCGCCGGGATCGCCGGGACCACGACCGCCTACCTGCTCAAGCAGCTGGGCCTACGGGTCGCGCTCATCGAGGCCGGAGACCTGGCCGCGGGAGTCACCGGGCACACCACGGCCAAGGTGACCGTGCAGCACGGGCCGATCCACCAGCGGCTGCGCCGGTCCTTCAACGCCGGGACCGCGACCGCGCACGCCCGCGCGCAGACCGCGGCGCTGGAGTGGCTGGCGGCCACCTCGGCGCGGCTGGGCATCGACTGCGAGCTCACCCGCTGCGCCAACGTGCTCTACACCGAGCAGCCGGGCAGTGTGGCGACGCTGCGCGCGGAGGCCGAGGCGGCGGCCGCGGCCGGGCTGCCCGCGGCCTTCGCCGAGGACACCGACCTGCCGTTCCCGGTGGCCGGCGCGGTGCGGCTGGCCGACCAGGCCAAGTTCCACCCGAGGCGGTGGCTACTCGGGCTGGCCGCGCTGCTGCCCGGCGACGGCTGCTCGGTGCACACCGGGGTGCGGGCGCTGGCGCTGACCGAGGGCGACCCGTGCGTGGTGACCACCACCGAGGGCCGGATCAGGGCCGAGCACGTGGTGGTGGCCACGCACTACCCGATCTTCGACCGGGGCGCGTTCTTCCCGAGGCTGCAACCGCGCCGGGACCTGGTGGTGGCCGGACCGGGCGAGGGCCCGCCGGGGATGTACCTGGATGTGGACTCCGGGCACTCGGTGCGCACCGCGCCGCTGCCCGGCGGCGGGGAGCTGCTCATCGTCGGCGGTGAGGGCCACCTGGTCGACGAGGGGGACAACACCGCGGAGCGGTTCGAGCGGCTGGCCGGGTGGGCGCGGGAACGGCTGGGGCTCACCGAGATCCGCTACCGGTGGATGGCGCACGACCTGTCCACTCCGGACGGTCTGCCCTACATCGGCCGGTTCCACCCGTTCACCAAGAAGGTGTGGGTGGCCACCGGGTTCGGGCACTGGGGCATGACCAACGGGACCCTGGCCGGGCTGATCCTGCGCGACCTGATCTCCGGGGTGGCCAACCCGCACGCCTCGCTGTTCGACCCGCTGCGCACCACCCTGGCCCAGTCCGCGCCGAAGTTCGTCAAGACCAACGCGCACGTGGCCGCCCGGATGGTCGGCGACCGGTTCGCCGCCGCGACCGCGGGCGGGGTGGATCAGCTGGCCGAGGGGCAGGCCGTGGTGACCACGGTCGGCACCAAGGCGGTGGCCGCCTACCGCAAGCCCGGCGGTGAGCTGTGCGCCCTGGGCGCGCGCTGCACTCACCTGGGCTGCCTGGTGGCCTTCAACGACGGCGAGCAGACCTGGGACTGCCCGTGCCACGGCTCCCGGTTCGCCCTGGACGGCTCGGTCATCCAGGGCCCGGCGGTGCGGCCGCTGCCGAAGGTGGACCTCGGGGACGGGTGA
- a CDS encoding NAD(P)/FAD-dependent oxidoreductase → MTATRHRVVIVGGGFGGLAAARTLRKSDVDVILIDRMNHHLFQPLLYQVATALLSPGDIAPALRDVLRSQRNARVVLGTATELDAQARTVTVELPDRRQEVVAYDSLVVAAGSADSYFGHEEWREVALPMKTLSDAVRLRSRLLTAFENAANAQDPAERARWLTIAIVGAGPTGVELAGQVAAMARRSLRNQFRDIDPASARVVLIDAVDTVLPPFAEPLRAHTRKTLGKLGVEVLLSKMVADVDQEGVLLRAKDKSESRLAARTVIWAAGVKPAAFADQLAKATGVETDKKGKIKVRPDCSLPGHPELFAVGDLANLDDLPGLAAPAIQQGEHVGEVIKARLGERTPPPAFRYRDRGTMATVSPGDAVADVRGLKLRGLIGKAAWLAVHLAFLVGWRNRIAVLAEWGWLLATGRRSQRIILEAADEGMARGKR, encoded by the coding sequence GTGACTGCCACCAGACATCGAGTCGTCATCGTCGGCGGAGGCTTCGGCGGGCTGGCCGCGGCACGGACGCTGCGCAAGTCCGATGTGGACGTCATCCTCATCGACCGGATGAACCACCACCTGTTCCAGCCGCTGCTCTACCAGGTGGCCACCGCGCTGCTCTCCCCCGGCGACATCGCACCCGCGCTGCGGGACGTGCTCCGCTCCCAGCGCAACGCCAGGGTGGTGCTGGGCACCGCGACCGAGCTGGACGCGCAGGCCCGCACGGTGACCGTGGAGCTGCCGGACCGCCGCCAGGAGGTGGTGGCCTACGACAGTCTCGTGGTCGCCGCCGGGTCCGCGGACAGCTACTTCGGCCACGAGGAGTGGCGGGAGGTGGCGCTGCCGATGAAGACCCTCTCCGACGCGGTGCGGCTGCGCTCCCGGCTGCTCACCGCCTTCGAGAACGCGGCCAACGCCCAGGACCCGGCCGAGCGGGCGCGCTGGCTGACCATCGCGATCGTCGGCGCCGGGCCGACCGGGGTGGAGCTGGCCGGACAGGTCGCCGCGATGGCCCGGCGCAGCCTGCGCAACCAGTTCCGCGACATCGACCCGGCCTCGGCCAGGGTGGTGCTGATCGACGCGGTGGACACCGTGCTGCCGCCCTTCGCCGAGCCGCTGCGCGCGCACACCCGCAAGACGCTGGGCAAGCTCGGCGTGGAGGTCCTGCTCAGCAAGATGGTCGCCGACGTGGACCAGGAGGGCGTGTTGTTGCGCGCCAAGGACAAGAGCGAGTCCCGGCTGGCCGCGCGCACGGTGATCTGGGCGGCCGGGGTGAAACCCGCGGCCTTCGCCGACCAGCTGGCCAAGGCCACCGGGGTGGAGACGGACAAGAAGGGCAAGATCAAGGTGCGGCCGGACTGCTCGCTGCCCGGCCACCCCGAGCTCTTCGCCGTCGGCGACCTGGCCAACCTGGACGACCTGCCGGGGCTGGCCGCGCCCGCGATCCAGCAGGGCGAGCACGTCGGCGAGGTGATCAAGGCCAGGCTGGGTGAGCGGACCCCGCCGCCGGCGTTCCGCTACCGGGACCGCGGCACCATGGCCACCGTCTCCCCCGGCGACGCCGTGGCCGATGTGCGCGGGCTGAAGCTGCGCGGGCTGATCGGCAAGGCGGCCTGGCTCGCGGTGCACCTGGCCTTCCTGGTGGGCTGGCGCAACCGGATCGCGGTGCTGGCCGAATGGGGCTGGCTGCTGGCCACCGGCCGCCGCTCCCAGCGGATCATCCTGGAGGCCGCCGACGAGGGCATGGCGCGGGGGAAGCGTTGA
- a CDS encoding cytochrome P450: protein MTTTEKRSLSRLSTVDTAKVVANVLVPILVRGAVIRRPRAAAWAQRLDLDRRAVRLLTRLRERYGDAPLRLRLPGRDLVLPLDSSDAHEALARSPEPFSPASLEKRHALGQFQPEGLLISPAEQRAHRREFTEDVLATPHPVHPQAADFSAIVAQTVKPLLAQPELDWPAFTRQWWRLVRQVVLGTGAAGDDLLTDRLFALRRAGNWGWLHPRETKHREMFLRHLRGVIDRAQPGSLAARIAENHPGPDIHPESQVAHWLFAFDAAGIAVFRTLALLATHPEQETKALAESAGSTPDSFWELPYLRGCVQESLRLWPTTPLILRESTVDTTLGGHEIPQGATVILFAPYLHRNPAGFTPEIWQDGTAHFHGALVPFSDGPAVCPGRNLVLLLTTQVLATLRREHEIGLLTRAHLRPGRRLPSVLDHFALRFALTRRG, encoded by the coding sequence TTGACCACCACCGAGAAGCGCTCACTGAGCCGACTATCCACTGTGGACACTGCCAAGGTGGTCGCCAACGTGCTGGTGCCCATCCTGGTGCGCGGCGCGGTGATCCGCCGCCCGCGTGCGGCGGCCTGGGCGCAGCGCCTGGACCTGGACCGGCGGGCGGTGCGGCTGCTGACCCGGTTGCGCGAGCGCTACGGCGACGCGCCACTGCGGCTGCGCCTGCCGGGCCGGGACCTGGTGCTGCCACTGGACTCCTCCGACGCGCACGAGGCGCTGGCCCGCTCCCCCGAGCCGTTCAGCCCGGCCAGCCTGGAGAAGCGGCACGCGCTCGGACAGTTCCAGCCCGAGGGCCTGCTGATCTCCCCGGCCGAGCAGCGGGCGCACCGGCGGGAGTTCACCGAGGACGTGCTGGCCACGCCCCATCCGGTGCACCCGCAGGCCGCCGACTTCAGCGCGATCGTGGCGCAGACGGTGAAACCCCTGCTGGCCCAGCCGGAACTGGACTGGCCCGCCTTCACCCGGCAGTGGTGGCGACTGGTCCGCCAGGTGGTGCTGGGCACCGGCGCCGCCGGGGACGACCTGCTCACCGACCGGCTCTTCGCGTTGCGCCGGGCCGGGAACTGGGGCTGGCTGCACCCCAGGGAGACCAAGCACCGGGAGATGTTCCTGCGGCACCTGCGCGGCGTGATCGACCGGGCCCAGCCGGGCAGCCTGGCCGCGCGGATCGCGGAGAACCACCCGGGCCCGGACATCCACCCGGAATCGCAGGTGGCGCACTGGCTGTTCGCCTTCGACGCGGCCGGGATCGCGGTCTTCCGCACCCTGGCGCTGCTGGCCACCCACCCGGAGCAGGAGACCAAGGCGCTGGCCGAGTCCGCCGGGTCCACCCCGGACAGCTTCTGGGAGCTGCCCTACCTGCGCGGCTGCGTGCAGGAGTCGCTGCGGCTGTGGCCGACCACCCCGCTGATCCTGCGCGAGTCCACAGTGGACACCACGCTGGGCGGGCACGAGATCCCCCAGGGCGCCACGGTCATCCTGTTCGCGCCCTACCTGCACCGCAATCCGGCCGGGTTCACCCCGGAGATCTGGCAGGACGGCACCGCGCACTTCCACGGCGCGCTGGTGCCCTTCAGCGACGGCCCCGCGGTCTGCCCCGGCCGCAACCTGGTGCTGCTGCTGACCACCCAGGTGCTGGCCACCCTGCGCCGTGAGCACGAGATCGGGCTGCTGACCAGGGCGCACCTGCGGCCGGGGCGCCGGCTGCCCAGCGTGCTGGACCACTTCGCGCTGCGCTTCGCCCTCACCCGGCGCGGCTGA
- a CDS encoding UdgX family uracil-DNA binding protein (This protein belongs to the uracil DNA glycosylase superfamily, members of which act in excision repair of DNA. However, it belongs more specifically to UdgX branch, whose founding member was found to bind uracil in DNA (where it does not belong), without cleaving it, appears to promote DNA repair by a pathway involving RecA, rather than base excision.) has protein sequence MAKYPGANPPGDAGLDELRTAVQGCRGCDLYRDATQAVFGDGPENGRVMFIGEQPGDQEDKAGEPFVGPAGRLLDKALVEAGIDRATAYVTNAVKHFKFQRDARGKRRIHQKPNRSEVVACRPWLVAELGAVRPDLVVCLGATAAQSVLGAAFRLTAHRGELLELPEEFPLPARVLATQHPSAVLRAPDREAAYAALVQDLKVAAAALSRAG, from the coding sequence ATGGCCAAATACCCTGGCGCCAACCCACCCGGGGACGCCGGACTCGACGAACTGCGCACCGCGGTGCAGGGTTGCCGCGGCTGCGACCTCTACCGTGATGCCACGCAGGCCGTCTTCGGCGACGGCCCCGAGAACGGCCGGGTGATGTTCATCGGCGAACAGCCCGGCGACCAGGAGGACAAGGCCGGCGAACCCTTCGTCGGACCGGCGGGCCGCCTGCTGGACAAGGCACTCGTGGAGGCCGGGATCGACCGCGCCACGGCCTATGTCACCAACGCGGTCAAGCACTTCAAGTTCCAGCGCGACGCCCGGGGCAAGCGCCGCATCCACCAGAAGCCCAACCGTTCCGAGGTGGTGGCCTGCCGCCCCTGGCTGGTGGCCGAGCTGGGCGCGGTGCGGCCGGACCTGGTGGTGTGCCTGGGTGCCACCGCCGCCCAGTCGGTCCTGGGTGCGGCGTTCCGGCTCACCGCGCATCGAGGGGAGCTGCTCGAACTACCCGAGGAGTTCCCGCTTCCGGCGCGGGTTCTGGCTACCCAGCACCCCTCCGCGGTACTGCGCGCGCCCGACCGCGAGGCCGCCTACGCCGCACTGGTGCAGGACCTGAAGGTGGCCGCGGCCGCGCTCAGCCGCGCCGGGTGA
- a CDS encoding low affinity iron permease family protein, producing MSEHAGAVMPSEADKRPSFFDRFATKVNTFVSRAWFFALCLAMVVIWAPSYFLFESEDTWQLVINTLTTIVTFLLVALLQNTQTRSDEATQQKLNAIADALSDLMNRQDQADDARELRLAVGLEKRESS from the coding sequence ATGAGCGAGCACGCCGGCGCGGTCATGCCCAGCGAGGCGGACAAGCGCCCCTCCTTCTTCGACCGGTTCGCGACCAAGGTCAACACCTTCGTCTCGCGGGCCTGGTTCTTCGCGCTGTGCCTGGCCATGGTGGTCATCTGGGCTCCGTCGTACTTCCTCTTCGAGTCCGAGGACACCTGGCAGCTGGTGATCAACACTCTGACCACGATCGTCACCTTCCTGCTGGTGGCCCTGCTGCAGAACACCCAGACCCGCTCCGATGAGGCCACCCAGCAGAAGCTCAACGCGATCGCCGACGCCCTCTCCGACCTGATGAACCGGCAGGACCAGGCGGACGATGCCAGGGAGTTGCGGCTCGCGGTGGGCCTGGAGAAACGGGAGAGCAGCTGA
- a CDS encoding DUF4383 domain-containing protein, which produces MAQAVTSRPVRTAVQAAAVLVAIVFVAVGVLGFVPGVTTNFDDLLVAGHHSQALLLGVFAVSVLHNIVHLIFGVAGLLLARTPGGARGFLIGGGVVYLALWVYGLVVDKDSPLNFVPLNTADDWLHLGLGLGMIALGALLAPKAVR; this is translated from the coding sequence ATGGCTCAAGCGGTGACCAGCCGGCCGGTGCGCACCGCGGTACAGGCCGCGGCGGTGCTGGTGGCGATCGTGTTCGTGGCCGTCGGCGTGCTCGGCTTCGTCCCGGGGGTGACCACCAACTTCGACGACCTGCTGGTGGCGGGTCACCACTCGCAGGCGTTGCTGCTGGGCGTGTTCGCGGTCTCGGTGCTGCACAACATCGTGCACCTGATCTTCGGCGTGGCCGGGCTGCTGCTGGCCCGCACCCCCGGTGGCGCGCGCGGCTTCCTCATCGGCGGTGGGGTGGTCTACCTGGCGCTGTGGGTCTACGGGCTGGTGGTGGACAAGGACAGCCCGCTGAACTTCGTGCCGCTCAACACCGCCGACGACTGGCTGCACCTGGGCCTGGGGCTGGGCATGATCGCCCTGGGCGCGCTGCTGGCCCCGAAGGCGGTGCGATGA